The sequence CTTCGAAGAGAATTTCCAGATGCTGGTCAATGATTCCAACTGGTTCATTTGCGTTGCTGAATCTGGCCGTGGGCTATCCGGCTATGCCGCGGCGCAGGATTACGGGCCAGGACTGCGTACCCCGTTCACTGTCGGGCGCCTGCACGATTTGTTCGTGGAACCTGGCACGAGACGAACCGGCTTGGGGAATAAGATGGTTGAAGAAGTATTCCGTTGGGCCAGGCAGAGTTCAATGCCAATGATGTTGGACTGGCAGGCCACCGAGGAATCGATTTCCTTCTACGCGTCCTTTGGATTGGAAGCAGACTTTGTCGGAGACTTTCCGCAGTGCCCGGGATTCACGCTCGATCTGCGTCCAAAGACCTAGTAATTGCACAAAAGCGGGGAACGATGAAAAGTCATCGTTCCCCGCTGATAGTGAAAATCTTTACTTGGCTGCGCTGGCGGTAACTGGTGGCAGATCCGACCATGGGAAGGTGATCCATTTGTCGGTACGGCGCCATTCGTAATCCGGAACCATGATGGTGCGTGGCTTGGTGTACAAGCACACGGTCTTGACCTCGGCGCCCCAAGCGGAGACCAAGTCGACAACCTTTTCCAGGGTGCGGCCGGAGTCGGAGACGTCGTCAACGATCAGGATCTTCTTGTCGCGCAGGTGGCCATCGTCCAGCATTGGAGGAAGGACCACTGGCTCAGGCAAGACAGTGCCGATGCCGGTGTAGAACTCGACGTTCAGCGCACCGCAGGCCTTGACGCCCAGAGCGTAGGAAATCGATCCGGCTAGCAGCAAGCCGCCTCGTGCAACTGCCAGAACGATATCTGGCTCGAAGCCATCGTCGACAATGGTCTGCGCGAGCTCACGGGAAGCTTCACCGAAGGTGTCCCAGGTGAGGATCTCGCGCTCTGGCTCTGAAAGGACGGATACCCCGGAATCGTCAATGCTAGTCATTCTGCAATTTTAGCCCCGAATTTGGCGCGGTGTTGCACGGTTGAAACCAATCGTGCACTTTTTCCTCCCATGCCCGGAGGGTTCCCATCCGTTGATCAGGCAATAATAGGCAGGCCATGCACTTGCTTGAGGAATCCATCACTTTTCGGAAAATCCGGCTGGTTGCAGTGTCCTTGTGCCCTTGGTGCGCCAAAAACCGTCTTAAGGATGACCAATGCCGAAGCCCGACTAGCTAGGATAGGAGAAAGGCTATCAGTCGGAGATAATCCGTTTGTCCAATGAAGGAGAGGCATCGTGAGCCTGCGAACCTGGAGCATTCGAATCGCCAGCACTGCCACGGTACTTGCCATCGGTGTGGCCAGTGCGATCCCTGCCGCGCAGGCAGGCAATTCAATACAGCTCGCTGCCGGACAGAACCTGGAATCGGTCACCATCGAGGACTCCACTGGCATGCTCAATGAGCAGCGGCTGCGTGAAGCACTGGAGGAACTCGACTTCAATGAGCCCACGGACGTAGCCGTCTACGCCCGCAACGGCGAGTATTCCGATGACATCAATACCAAGACCTTGGAATTCGCCAAGTCGTCGCATCCGGAATGGATATCTGCCAAGCCGGAAGACTACGGGGACTATTGGGCCGATGGGCTGTTCATCATCACGCTGTCCATTGAAGGCCGCGGGGATGGGCAGATCGGCACGTATTTCGGTGAAGACCGCAAAGTCTCCGAGAGTGCAATGGAGAGTATCCATGAGGCTGGCTATGATGACTTCAACCTTTCGCGGTGGACCGACGGCGTGATTGCCGTAGCAGACCAGGCGGCCGTGATCATGAATCGACCCTGGTACGAGCATCCGGCGTTGTGGATCGCCGGCGGAAGCGCCGGAGTGGTCGGTGCCATCGTTGGCGGCGCCGTGATGCACACCCGGTCAAAACGACGGGAAACTTTTGCCGAAGAACTGCGCCAGGGCGGATTGCATCTGACCAACGTCACCATGGACCTGGATGAAACTGAACTAGCGGCCAGGACGCTGCCGGCCACCTCGCAGCACGCGATCGAATTGGAACAGCGCTTCGCCAAGTTCATGACCAAATACCGTGCCTGTTTCGAAGCGCAGCAAGCACTGGAAAGTTCGGGCAAGAAGGAGCGCTCCGGCTATGAAGGGGTTCGATTTGCCAAAGAATTCAAAGAATCAGCGCAGTCCTTGGACCTGACCGATGACGCCATCATTGCCGCGTCGGCGCTGTATACCCGCTCAGCTTCTTGGAAAGATGCTTGGCACGCGCAGACCAAGCCGCTGGAAGATGACCTGGCTGAGATTAGGGAGCTGCTCCAGGACGTTGAACCGGAGTTAATGGGCAGCGCTGCTGCGTTGGCTTCCTATCGGGAAGTGGCAACAGAGCAGCTGAGAGAACTGTCGGTGCAGCTGGAGGAAGAGTCGATCACCGTGGACCAAGCGCTCGACTCATTATCGGCACTGCGTGCCGAATTGACCGAGAAGCTGGATATCTTCGCCCAGGCGCAAATCGAAGTGTATGCCGAAAGTGCAGAAGAAAAAGCCGATATGCAATCGGAACTGAAGAAGTCCCGTTACGAATCCAGAGCCAACCAGAATTCTGTCGGCACCATCCTGGATGTCTTGAATCCATCTTCGATGTACTGGCGCGTGGGCAGCTACCACCACGGATATACCGCAGGGGTCAGTGCAGTGACCGCGTCGCGTGAAGCAGCGAGCTCATCTGGCGGAATATCCAGCGGCTATTCTGGAGGTGGAAGCTTCTCCGGGGCTGGTGGATCTTCCCGTTTCTAACGAAAGGCAACGTCATCTTCCCAGAGCTCTTGCCATCTGCCGTGCACGTGGTTCAAACCCGCACCGAACTTGACGGCGGGCCACGTTATTGGCAAGAAGAGCGCTATATCCTAGGAGCGGCGCCGCAGCGGCAACAAGAGTTCCGTACTGTCCGTGTCTGCGCTCGCCGTGCGTTGGCATCATTGGGTTTTGCAGACTTTGCCTTGGTTCCCGATGGCAAACGGGCCCCTATTTGGCCAGAAGGTGTTCTGGGTAGCATGACCCATTGCGCTGGCTTCAGGGCCGCCGCGGTTGCTTCAAGCGCCGACCTTCGCTCGATTGGCATCGATGCTGAACTGCACATGCCCCTGCCTGAAGAAATCCATGGGATCGTGCTGCTTCCCGAGGAACAGCAACTGGTCCAGGACCTGGCTGCGTCCCATCCGGGCATTGCGTGGGATCGGCTGATTTTCAGCGCCAAGGAAAGTGTCTTTAAAGCCTGGTTCCCGCTGACCCGGCAATGGCTGGATTTCTTGGAATGCAGGATTTCCATCGACATCCCCACGCAGCGTTTCCAGGCAAGCATCCGCGACGAGCATGCATTGGCTGCAAAACGTGGCCTTTCGGTGATGGATGGCGGCTGGAAAGCAGAAGGCCCCAGCGGCCAGGGGCTGCTGGGGACCTGCATCACCGTTCCCTAATCGAGATTCATCACCAGTGGCGCTTAGAATTCCTCGCCGTGGGTAATCACGTTGGCTGCACGGCCGACGATCCTCGGATCGGGTGATCCCACCAGTTCGTGGTCCTTGCCCTTGTAATCGAAAAGATTCAGGACGTGGCGCATCGCTTGCAACCGGGCGCGCTTCTTGTCATTTGATTTCACCACGGTCCACGGGGCATGCTCCGTGTCGGTCTTGAGGAACATTTCCTTTTTGGCTTCGGTGTACTTGTCCCATTTATCCAGGGACTCAAGATCCATGGGGGAGAGCTTCCACTGGCGCACCGGATCGATACGGCGAATCGTGAAACGGGTCAATTGCTCGCTGGCGGAAACCGAGAACCAGAACTTAATTAGATCGATCCCCTCATCGACGACCATCTTCTCAAAGGCCGGCGTCTGGTCAAGGAAATGCGCTACCTGCTCTTGGGTGCAAAATCCCATGGCCCGTTCGACCCCGGCACGGTTGTACCAAGACCGGTCGAAGAGCACGATCTCGCCCGCCGAAGGGAAATGCTGCACGTAGCGCTGGTAGTACCACTGCGTCGACTCGCGTTCGCTGGGCTTCTCCAAGGCTACTACCCGGGCTCCGCGCGGATTCAGGTGCTCGGTGAAACGCTTGATCGTGCCGCCTTTGCCGGCGGCGTCACGGCCTTCGAAGACGATCATAATGCGGCGGCCGTTCGCCTTGGCCCACTTCTGCAGTTTCAGCAGCTCGATCTGCAACGCCCGCTTCTGGAGCTCATAGGTGGCCCGGTCGAGCTTCTCAGCGTAGGGGTAGTTCTCCCGCCAGGTATCCACGATGCTTCCATCGGCGCGGACCAGCACCGGGTCGTCATCGTCGTTGTCCAGGACGGAGTAGCCGAGGAAGGATTCATCGAGCAGCGGGGTCTCTACAGTCATGCACTGACCGTAGAATTATCCGGTGAACGGCACATGAACAACAGCTGAACATGGCGCGGACTCAGGGCTATTTGTGACCAAGAGCAACAAAGCACCCGAGCTGCGCCGGCCACGGAACAGGCCGTGCAAAGATCAGCCGGGGAACGGCGGAAGGTCTTCGGAGAACAGCCAAGCGTCCAAGATCGGCTGGACTCGGCTTTCCGGGGCGTAGCGGCAGAGCAATTCGGCGAACATCGGTGTGCTGACCGTTGAATGCTTATGCGTTGCCGTCCATTCGCGAAGCATCACATAGAACTGCGCTTCACCGAGCTGCACCATCAGCGCATATAGTGCCAGTG comes from Glutamicibacter arilaitensis Re117 and encodes:
- a CDS encoding phosphoribosyltransferase — translated: MTSIDDSGVSVLSEPEREILTWDTFGEASRELAQTIVDDGFEPDIVLAVARGGLLLAGSISYALGVKACGALNVEFYTGIGTVLPEPVVLPPMLDDGHLRDKKILIVDDVSDSGRTLEKVVDLVSAWGAEVKTVCLYTKPRTIMVPDYEWRRTDKWITFPWSDLPPVTASAAK
- a CDS encoding DUF5129 domain-containing protein — its product is MSLRTWSIRIASTATVLAIGVASAIPAAQAGNSIQLAAGQNLESVTIEDSTGMLNEQRLREALEELDFNEPTDVAVYARNGEYSDDINTKTLEFAKSSHPEWISAKPEDYGDYWADGLFIITLSIEGRGDGQIGTYFGEDRKVSESAMESIHEAGYDDFNLSRWTDGVIAVADQAAVIMNRPWYEHPALWIAGGSAGVVGAIVGGAVMHTRSKRRETFAEELRQGGLHLTNVTMDLDETELAARTLPATSQHAIELEQRFAKFMTKYRACFEAQQALESSGKKERSGYEGVRFAKEFKESAQSLDLTDDAIIAASALYTRSASWKDAWHAQTKPLEDDLAEIRELLQDVEPELMGSAAALASYREVATEQLRELSVQLEEESITVDQALDSLSALRAELTEKLDIFAQAQIEVYAESAEEKADMQSELKKSRYESRANQNSVGTILDVLNPSSMYWRVGSYHHGYTAGVSAVTASREAASSSGGISSGYSGGGSFSGAGGSSRF
- a CDS encoding 4'-phosphopantetheinyl transferase family protein; translated protein: MVQTRTELDGGPRYWQEERYILGAAPQRQQEFRTVRVCARRALASLGFADFALVPDGKRAPIWPEGVLGSMTHCAGFRAAAVASSADLRSIGIDAELHMPLPEEIHGIVLLPEEQQLVQDLAASHPGIAWDRLIFSAKESVFKAWFPLTRQWLDFLECRISIDIPTQRFQASIRDEHALAAKRGLSVMDGGWKAEGPSGQGLLGTCITVP
- the ppk2 gene encoding polyphosphate kinase 2 codes for the protein MTVETPLLDESFLGYSVLDNDDDDPVLVRADGSIVDTWRENYPYAEKLDRATYELQKRALQIELLKLQKWAKANGRRIMIVFEGRDAAGKGGTIKRFTEHLNPRGARVVALEKPSERESTQWYYQRYVQHFPSAGEIVLFDRSWYNRAGVERAMGFCTQEQVAHFLDQTPAFEKMVVDEGIDLIKFWFSVSASEQLTRFTIRRIDPVRQWKLSPMDLESLDKWDKYTEAKKEMFLKTDTEHAPWTVVKSNDKKRARLQAMRHVLNLFDYKGKDHELVGSPDPRIVGRAANVITHGEEF
- a CDS encoding GNAT family N-acetyltransferase — protein: MSSVSENTRQARAGDSAEVYRLARMFTPELGLGAEDFEENFQMLVNDSNWFICVAESGRGLSGYAAAQDYGPGLRTPFTVGRLHDLFVEPGTRRTGLGNKMVEEVFRWARQSSMPMMLDWQATEESISFYASFGLEADFVGDFPQCPGFTLDLRPKT